The nucleotide sequence AGTTGCTCTGTTTCCTGTGCGGCCAGTGTGGGTGTGATGGTGATCACCTGTGCCTGGTTATTGGTAATGTCCGGTACGGCATCCACAGGAAGTTTGGTGGCGCTCCAAACGCCCCAGATGATCAGTCCGATGGTCAGCAGGGCAATGATGAGCTTGTTCCGGATGCTAAAATGAATGATTTTTTCTAACACGCTGAATGCTATTTATATGATAAAAGATGATACCCGGGAGAACAGGATCATGATTAACAGTAAAACGGGGATTGCCTGTGGCCCTCGGCAGGCTGTATACAGCCCATCGGTAATCAGCAACAATTACCGGCGTTTAAAGGCATCCTTAAATCGTCCGAAAAGGGAAGGATCAGGTGTTGAATTTTGGAGGCTGCCAGATGCGGGTCTTAAATCCGGCAAGGTATTGATCGGCATAAAGAACGGGCCTGAACCCGTTTATCAATGGAGTACGGAAGGAAACCGCCGGTGCCAGGGGGATCCCTGCAACAACAGTATTGCAGCAATTGCAAAGGCACAGGGGAGTGCAGTGTTCGGTTGTATGATCATGGCTCGAAG is from Niabella beijingensis and encodes:
- a CDS encoding DUF6660 family protein, yielding MKWFLFLFGFYLLSLTTIPCSDGGDDCGNRAAVTTLEAASSHDHTTEHCTPLCLCNCCNTVVAGIPLAPAVSFRTPLINGFRPVLYADQYLAGFKTRIWQPPKFNT